Within Trichoderma atroviride chromosome 2, complete sequence, the genomic segment TTTCTATGTACTTTGCCCAGGCACGAGACGTTTGCGTCGTTGGATCCATGGAGTTGAGATGATTTGTTATTATTCCTTAAGAGGTACGATTCTCGCTTGAttacaaaaaagaaagagagaaatagaaaagaaaagagatcTTGTGTCGCAGGAGAAAGTCCCCGACTGTAAGAAATAAGCCGGTAATTATGCCGGTAATTATTTCCAATAGGATATTCATTTATTTCCCATGGAGAGCCCAAGCTGAACCGCTCGGCATGATAATGCCCAAACAGGATCGATCGGGATGAATGTAGCCCCGTTTTGTAAACCCTTGGAGGTAGAAACGCATAGGCTATCAATAGTAACACTACTATCGTGTAAGCTCGATGGATCAAGCCAGGGGAAAGGGGCTGTAGCTACGATTTAGCCTGGATTTCCCCCAGTTTGAGCTTCGAGGTCGGCCTATTCCAGTTATGTACTCCgtatagtagtagtactatgTATTGCGCTCGCATCTCGTCAGCAATCATGGGTTCTAAAGCACAAACGCGCCCCCACCTTGATGTTAACGTTGCCCACCATTCTATCTGGGAACGCGTTGACGATTTTGTAACGAGCCGGTGGGTGGCAGTCGGTCTCTCTATTATTGGCTAAAAAACGACTTGTGTGACAACCTCATGCCGGCATGCggtgggagaagaaagagtgACACACAAATCCACTTTTGTGTGTGAATTGGGCATAAGCGCCTcactctgcttcttcctaCAGCCTGACAAGCCAACTCTGGGGGCCAGGTTTGCGGTCCGAGCTGCAGTAGAGGGGACAACTAATTGCTCGGTGCGAACCTCAAAACAGAGGATCCGACTCGTTGAGTGCTTGCAGTTTCAGCTCCGTCCCGTTCGGCGTTCTTGAACTAATTGGGATAGCTCAGATAGTCTGGCGTCTGTCGATTTGATAAAAGCTTAGAGTGCGGGGAAGAGCTGCACGTACTGATATGAAAGAGATATGTATAATCAAATCAGTTGAATCTATCATGTCAGTCAATTTGATAGCCTGACTTGAGCTACTTCCTTATAAATTGTAGGTCTATCGCAGCCATAAATGTGTGAAGAAATAACATCCACCAGAGAATGCCTGCAAGGGTCTTTGAAGCCACTTGCggggaaaaataaaatagcCACGTGAAAAGGGCAGAAGTGGCATAGTTCccaaagaagatggcggGCAACGAAGTCGATATCGATAATGCTTCGGCCCCGGACGAAGGCTGGCTGACCGAGAGCGACTTGGACGACCTCTCAGCCGATGGTGAGCATGTGCTCGCCGGAATCCCACCGCCCCTTCCCCTGCTCCCCGTCCCGGGGAATATTTCGCAACCCGGGGATGAGCTCTGCCATGACTGCTCTCTCCTCAGGTTGAAGAGGGATCGCTTCATCGTATGGCCCAAAGATCCAGATTACGGTAAATATGAGCGGCCTGATGCGAAGCTCATCGAGCTGGGCAACGTCAAAGACTTGAGACGACGCAAAAACTGCCCCTTTTGCAgactggtgctgctggctaTGGGCGGAGATCGGGTGCCAAACATTGCCAGCGATGGATCACCAGTTGAAGCTCAGATGAGTTGGGCTACCACCGGTACGAGCGACCGGAACATGCCGTGGAATCGCCGCAGCGAAATTCGTATTCTGCAGATACACGGACGCACTGGCTTCGGGGGGTTCCTCGACATCGAAGAGATGAATCTTTTCCCCGACATATCGCTCCTTGCAAACGATTTCCCCAGCGAGGCTCCAGCCAAGGCACAGCGCTTCCTCCCTCGGCCGATGCAACCCGAATGTATTGACTTTAACGTTGtgcggcgctggctggcCATTTGCGAATCCAATCACTCCAAGGTCTGCGGAAACCGTGCGAATATGAAGCAGATGGGATGGACTGATCCTGCGGGAGTAATTCCGGACCTCCGCTTCGTTGACGTTGAGGACCGCTGCCTCGTCCGTGCTAGCGGCAATCCTCGCTATGCCGCGCTTAGCTACGTCTGGGGGAGGGAGCCGTTCTTTTGTATGACATCCGAAAATCTCGCCGTCCTCAAGAAGCCGGGTGCGTTCGACCAGGAGGAGATATGGAGTCGGATCCCTGCCACGATACAGGATGCCATGACGGTGGCACGGGAGATTGGCATTCGCTATCTCTGGGTGGATAGCCTTTGCGTATACCAGGATCTGATTGACATGGACAATATGActggcgaggaagaggccaTTATGGCGGGTAAGATGGGGGCTATTCGCATCATGGACTATGTGTATGGTGCCGCATACATCGTCATCTGTGCCGCAGGCAGTCGAAGCGCCCACTCGGGCATCACGGGGGTTCGGCCTGGCACCCGAGAGTCCAAGCAGCCGATAGAGGAGATTGCGCCGGGGTTTCGACTTGCTTATCGCCAGAAGCCACAAGATGGCATAGAGAGCTTTCCCTATTACAAGAGAGGATGGACGTAAGTGAGCTTCTGTTACTTTAGCCACATGTGCGGCTGACATTCGTTCAGATATCAGGAAAGACATTTCGCCACGAGACTGCTTACCTTTGCTTATGGCCAAGTCTCACTTCAATGTTCGTCCGACATCTCGTTCCAGGAAGACACGTGGGACGATGAGTCGGTGATTTCTTCGAAACGGCCACCAAGTTTCGCCGGAGAGGGCAACGATATCGGCGATGGGGTAGAAGGCCCGATACAAACCTACTCGGAGATGCAGCTGACAAAACAGTCCGACATCTACAACGCCTTTGCCGGTGTTGCTCGTCAGATTCGCATGCAATTGAATTGCGACATATGCCATGGCCTCCCAGTCAAATACTTTGACTGGCTCCTCTTATGGCAGCCGTTTCCGTTCAAGGACGAGCCAACTCGCCGCGAAGAAGCCCCCAGCTGGTCATGGTCAGGCTGGCAGGGCGGCGTATTTCCTCGTATGTGGAGCTGGTATACGCGTGATATGAAAGCCATCCGCAAGGCCCTAAAACGTCGAACCTGGATCGTCTGGTATCATAGACACGGGCCTCATAGCACGCGCTGCAGCCTTGTACACAAACATGGGCGAGGCCCAGCAGACAGCCAGCGAAACTTCTATGGCGGGTCCATTCGAAAGCGATTTCCCTTTGATTGCTCGCAGACAGAGCCGACTCGGCGAATTTTGACCGAGTTTGAGCCAAAGGAATACTACTTTGATGTCATTAGCACTCGGCCATACTCTGGCTACCTGCAATTCTGGACGGTTTCAGCCGTGTTTGAGATTGCTGAGACCAAAACACCATGGCCAGAGGAAGGAAGCCCGCCGGCAGGGAAGCAGCTTGGCATCATTGGCAAGTCAGGAGACGAGCTCGGCTTAATCGTGGTACCTACGGCATGGCTTAAAGAGAATGCAGCGCCATGTAAGCGGGAATTCTTGTTAATATGCGAGGCCAGAGATGTGAGAGCAGCGGGTGGCAAGGATATGGACGCAGACGATCATGAATGGCGGTACCGGGTGATGCTACTAGAGCCAAAGGCAAGGGGAGAGTATTACGAACGAGTGGCGATTGGGTCTATTGGAAGAGGCGACGAGATGGATTCTTTTGGCGAGGGACCATGTTGGAAAGAGATTATCCTGGGGTGAAAGAAGAATGTagaggaagaagttgatgtTTATACTGTCTGTCATGTGACCTAGTTGGTATACACTTTCCAGCTTGTGAGATAGGCAGGAGGTAGGTGGATTGAAAGCCTGGGTTGACATTCAGGCATACTACTATAGCTAATGGCTAAGTTGGAGGTGAAGTTGGTCATTAAAAGTGAGACCAACTGATATTCCTCCTCAAGATTTAGATAAATTCACGGAGATAGACATCGCAATTTTCATAAAATCATGTGGATGTTTTCGGCAAGATGCCAATCAACCTAACAAAATATCTGGGCCGCAAGCGTGCCGATACATACTATATACCGCAAAAATCCATCATCTACTCCCATACAGTCGTGTCTCCCAAAACGCCAGTTCCGTAATTTACCCACCGAGGGCATCCGTTTCCCTTTTGCTGTTTTTGCCAGCCCAATATCAGAAGAAATCGCTCTATGTTTTGTGTTTTGTAAATAAGAAATCGTGTCCATGCGCAGCCAGCGCAACCCAGTTTCCCCAAAACCAAAGACCGGCCGTCTAAACCTGTAAACGAAGAGAAAATAGACAAAGTGAATAAAGATAAAATAATATCAACTCAACACAACCAAAATGGTATCATGATTAGTACAGTTGTCGATATGGTATCAAGCGccaagaaggaaaggaaaaaagcgTAAACCAACAGCGATGGCTAGTCAAGGATGTAGTTGCTTAATGGCGAGAATCAGAAAGAAGAACGTTGTCGAATGTCTATGATGGCGTTCCCCTTTCCTCCAAGCTGTTGCCTTCGAAGCTGTACAAACGAACCTCGCCGTCTTCACTACCGCTTGCCATTCGGCTATCGCTAAGACCAACGCAGGTCACTGGGCCGGCATGACCCGTAAAGCTACGCTCGCATTTGCCGGAGCGAGGCTCCCAGATCTTGGTCATGGAGTCATTAGCACCAGTGACAACGCGGAGGGTATCCCCAACAAGACCCCAGATGCCCTCGACGTGGCCAAACATGCTGCGAATGCATTTGCCCGTGGCAACATCCCACAGTCGTACAGTGTTGTCGAGGCCACCTGTGAGCATGTAACGGGGAGGCAGAGGACGAGAAGGATTTGAGAAGCCGGGTCCAAACGCAGTACGGCTATCGGGCGCCTGCTCTGGCAAAGGCACCGGCGAATCGCCTCGTCCACTGGCTGCGGAGGCGGCATCGCCCATGTCAGCGTTAGGGTCCTCATCCGGCTCAAAATCAGGGGGGCATCAACAGAATTTGCTGAACCTGTCCAACGTGTCCCAGATAAGTCTTGATGCATTGCTTCGAATCCAGATCCCATAGCTTGACGGTGAGATCGTCAGAGGCCGAGAATACGGTGCGGGATGCGGAATCGATGCGCACGTGGTTGACCCAGTCGGAATGGCCACGCAGAGTCCAGGTCTGCTTGGTGTCGAAATTGAAGATTTTGACAGTCTTGTCGATGGATCCAGAAGCAAGCTTGCATCCATCGAAATGGATGGACAAGACGCCATCGGTGTGGCCTTGAAGAGTACTGATGCACTCGCCAGTGTGCCAGTTCCAAATCTTGATGGTCTTGTCAAAGCTTCCGCTAATTAGCTTGCCTTCGTCAAACTGCAGAGTCCTAATCGTCGAAGTATGTCCACGCAGCGTGCGAATGCATTCTCCCGTCTCGACATTCCAGATCTTGATGGTGGTGTCATAGGAACCAGTCGCCAGGATGTTGTGATCGAATTGCAGGCAGGTGATGCCGTTCTCGTGGCCCTTGAACGTCCTGATAGAACACCGTCCCGTCTTCCAGTTGTATCCCACCTTGTAGCGGTCCCGGTACACGTCCTTCCAGGGCCGAAACTTTCGCTCTTCGTCGAGTTGCGCTCGGCCGTTGGCGGGTGAATTTCGGACTCGCGATCGTTTGGCACCGCTGTCGTCGCGGACCACCATGGCTCGCTTGTTGGAGCCTTGGGCAGCGGGAGCTGCGGCTGGCTCAGCCGAATCCTCGGCGCTGCGTGTGGGCGGGTTCGCATGTGCAGTATGTTGATGTCGGTTCCAGGCCATGAGTTTTTTCCGCTCCAATAGCGGCAGGCCCCAGCCACACTTTGTGCACTTTCGGTCAATATGTTGTTCGCACATTCGGTGCCAGACGACGTCGTCATCGGCCAGGTCCCGCCAGCGACGGCTGACCTGTGCAGCCTTGCATAGCGAAACGGTATCCAAGTTGCAGAGGATCTTGTACGATAATTCTACAGGCAGGGTGGCGATGAAGTCgatcttgagctgctcttgAACTTCGCGGGAGACGGTCGACAGCTGGGGAAAGCAGCATTGGGTGATGATGCCCTGCAGCATGAGTTCGCGATGCTTGGCGGGTGCGGCTGAGAACAGGGACCAAACATGGGTGATGGCCTCTTGATCGGTAGATGGGAGGTTGTTGAGCTCCTACaaggcaagaagaggaagattgGTTAGAAAGGTGACATGTCAGACAGGCTGAGCAGGGATGCTACAGCGGTTTCGGTGGCAACTTACCCGTTGAATGGTACCCATCTTGGTCTCGTCCGCCGCCCGACGACACTTGGAGTCGGGACGATGACGGTAGCAGTATTTGGTGTTGGGGTCTTTGATGTTTACCAATTCATTACTGGGACTCGTCCTGTCCTCTTTCTTTAGGTTCTTGCCGACGGGGGCGTACAGGCCGGGGATGTGTTCTTTGAGGAAGGGACTGAGAGTCTTGCCGGCGAGATCGAAGGGCATCTTTATCAGGCCTTTGGAGGGAATttcttcctcgccctcgcgGCGGCGCTCACAGTTGTCTCTCGATGGCGGATGGGACGAGGATTGGTAGGCAAGGGCAGACGTGGAGGTAGGGTTGGAGGCAGGCACAGAGTCAGAGAAGGAGATGGACGTTGAGGGCAGTGTTGTCACTGTGGAGGTCGAGAGAGCAGGCGAGGGCGACGCTGAAGGCGCTGTTGATGTCAgagaggcagcggcagctgCAGTAGCCATTGAGGCAGACTCATAATGGGATCGGGATGgggtggaggagagagagttCGGCTCGTGGCCGGCGGCAGTTGACAGGGACTCCATGGTTATAATATGCGGTGAGGGCCTTATCGCACGACGCAAAGGTTAATTGGGATTGCGAGCGGCCAGGCGGCTCATGCGCTGCCAGGCGAAGGCGATTGCGTGCTTGAGCTTGGTATGTATGAGACACCACCCCCAAGGCGTGCTGTTGCGTCCTGGCAGAAGGGCCCCCCGTCTGCTCACAGCGTCTGAGAGAAAGGGGTCCGTGGGTTTGGCGAGGATACGAACACGGCTGTTGGCGAATCGGGTCGAGTTGAGGGTCGCGGATAACGAATAGAAGCTCTGGCTGGtggcgctggtggtggtgaagatgatgaaataaGCCAGAGGCGGTATCTGGACGGGTGAATAAGCGGCGATCTGGAAGAGTCGACGAATCGTGGGTATATGCAGCCTTTGTCGTCCCTCACACGACACAAAGCCGCAGCTGGACAGCGAGAGAAGGGTTTGATAGGGTGCTCGGCACTGCAGAGGGATGGAGGAGGATCCAGGCAGGGGACGGTGGTTGGCAGAGGACGGCGAAGATCGATTCACAATGGGACGCTGAAAAATGATCGCGGCAAAGTCAGCAGACTCTAAATGGACGGCCGTGGCCAAAAGGGTTCGTAGTAAATGTCCGCCAGCTACAGCAGTGCTTGGGTGCTATGGGGCCGAAATGGCGTTATCGCGCAGCGTGCGTTGCTCGCTAAAGCTTAACGGATGGGGCGCTAGGAGGAGAACCCTACAGAGGGTCTCTGGAAGCACTACGGGGAGCCTATGGGAGCGCTGGCAGGTCGCTGCCAAGAGCCAGGGAGGCTCTGAAGCCCCACTCCGACGACCCGATGGTGGTGACAGCCAGAAGAGAGGCCTGCCGCTAAGACAGTGTAGCGGAGGATCGCTTTAGTCATAAAAGTCCAGCAGCCCCAATGAAaagaggaaacaaaagaaaaaaactgattaagaaaaaaaaaatcttaacAAATTCTCACGTCTAGCTCTGTTTCCACTCGACTTTTGCCTCCTTGCGTGCTGCTCACGTGCTCCCTAGCGCGCCTGACATAAGCCAATTGCACGCCGCAGCTAATTGCGAACACCTGGCCGGAGCCGAAGATGAATCTCgccatcgacgccatggAGCACAACAGCGCGGCTCCGACTCCCGACTGGCAGCTCCAGGAGCCGCGACGATCCTCGATGAGCACCGCCAGAATCTCCGACAGCcgctgagcagcagcaccagccaggGATGATACGAGACCGGCGCAATGGCAACCCTTGGCTGGACTCTCTGACCTCAGCTGATGATTGTGACGGCGGTGGATGGCATGTCCCAGCACTCTCGCAGCCATGATTCCTTATATACGACGTCGTCATGCCCTGCTACACCactctgctgctcctggtAGCATCCGGACGGCTCAACCCTGGCGCCGGCTCAACCTGAGCGACTGCAACTCTATTTCTGCCATCCCGCTGCGCCAGCTTCCCCAAGCAGACATCCTTTGACGCAGGACCGAGACGGAGACTTGCAAAGTCACCTCCCTAATCGTGCAGAAACTTGCTCGATAGCCTTTCGCCTCGACCCCATCCAGCGCATATCCGCAATCCGCAATAAGGGTGTGCTACTATTGCAACTAGCACGAGCCCTACAGGCTCGACTCTGAGATTAATCTATTAAACTGGAGCCCCATCAACCTGTCCTCCTGCTGCCCATGGGGTCGagccctttctttctttcgaTTGTCGATCTCTGGTAGCGATTTTTCTTAAACGACCACCAAGGCCTGGCTAGCCCCTTGATAGTTCCATGTCGCTTCTTCGGCACGACTCGACTTAGACACGCTTCGGGTGGCTACTGGCACCGCCGGGATGGCGCAATCGTCATCCGCGAAGGCGTTTGGATCCCTCGCCGCCATTCCGTTGGGTGACTGCACAAGCTCAAAACGGCGCCCCGAAACTTTGGTCGCTGGCtaattgcagcagcagaaagagtGAAAACGACCCATTGGCCCTTGTTTAAATTTTCAGGAGTTTGTTATCActgctggtgttgttgtcGCTGATCCTTTCGCGCGCGCATGTTGTGTCAGGCACACTGTCATGGTGCAAGGGGGGGTCTGACCTGACCGGGTTCTTTTGACGCTGCTTGCGTCTTGGATATCGACACCAACAACGACATCGACATCAGCATCTGCACCAGCATTTACGAGCATATCAAATGACGAGGGAAAAGGACGTCGAGCCACTAGTGTCCTCTTCACGGAACTCCGTTCTACAACACAGGCATAAGCAGTAGGCTTCAACCATCACGTATGCGCTACTTTATGCCTCCCGCTTGTGCCTTTCAGTGTCTTGTGTAACACACCATGTTATCGGCGCGACGATGGCATCTCCTGCATTGCCTATTGATCAATCCCAAGAGACGACATGCAATgcgacatcatcgccacGATTCATCACTCAAGTACATGATGGCGACATGCGGATGGACCATTCTCGATTTCAAATCAACTAGTTGGCTGGCAAGAACAGGGTTTGCATGGGAACGAAAGTCTCCGAAACGTCCGTTACTTCAGGGCGCAGGCAAGTCGTTTAGGCTTTGCTACAGTATGCTGAGCTATGATTCACCCAATCCCCTCTCGTCTTGAACCGAGGCCATGTTCGATGAATAGCATTGGGCAGTGATCAAACACCTACATCACGGGATAGGTCGCACCCTCCAACTTCTGGCCCGAGCCGTTCATTCTCGAGGTTTATGACAATCTTCGGAACAACTGGCACTATGAGGCTCTTGAACAGACTTCGTGTTCGTATCAGGCTCTTGCACGTCTGCGGTGCTCCGAATCTAAGCGAAGTGAGTGGCTAGTACAAGTGGAATCTCTTGTATAGCCGCATATTTCAAGATCCTTCCAGTCTAGACCCAGTATTCCTCCACGCAACAAAAGTACAACTACTATATGGGGAAAAATAAGGCCATGGTGGTCTTTACCTATGCCCCTTTcgaaggagcagcagctcccgAAGTTGGCTTAGATGCAAGTACATCGGGTGGCTATCACCCAGGACCATTACTGTATCACGCACAGTAGAATCGTAGACCTCTAGCACATCTGCCAGCTGTTTCGTCTGTTCGTAGTAATCCACGTAGCTTATGGGCGAGAAATCTGTCTCAAGGTTCTTATATATCAGGGGCGTCAGGTCTGCCTTACACGCCTCGATCTCGCTTCTGAGATCGTGCCAGGCTCTACCGCTCCGCTGGACCCAGAGCCTGGCTTCCGATTCGTCCATATCCGTGCCGAACCCAACGGCATAGCAAAAGGCCGTTTGAAAGGCAAAAGGGCACGAGTCCTCGGATGACGATTCCACTTTGGCCTTGGTTAGCTGAAAATGTGACCCCGGAGCCGGTAGTCTGCCCCATCAGTTGTCTGTAGCTTTTCGGGATCCAAGTGGTGATTTTAGTTATCAACCTACTGCTTACTTTTGGAAAAGATCCAGCATTCGAGTTATGttttccagcagcagtagcagcagtagc encodes:
- a CDS encoding uncharacterized protein (EggNog:ENOG41); protein product: MAGNEVDIDNASAPDEGWLTESDLDDLSADGEHVLAGIPPPLPLLPVPGNISQPGDELCHDCSLLRLKRDRFIVWPKDPDYGKYERPDAKLIELGNVKDLRRRKNCPFCRLVLLAMGGDRVPNIASDGSPVEAQMSWATTGTSDRNMPWNRRSEIRILQIHGRTGFGGFLDIEEMNLFPDISLLANDFPSEAPAKAQRFLPRPMQPECIDFNVVRRWLAICESNHSKVCGNRANMKQMGWTDPAGVIPDLRFVDVEDRCLVRASGNPRYAALSYVWGREPFFCMTSENLAVLKKPGAFDQEEIWSRIPATIQDAMTVAREIGIRYLWVDSLCVYQDLIDMDNMTGEEEAIMAGKMGAIRIMDYVYGAAYIVICAAGSRSAHSGITGVRPGTRESKQPIEEIAPGFRLAYRQKPQDGIESFPYYKRGWTYQERHFATRLLTFAYGQVSLQCSSDISFQEDTWDDESVISSKRPPSFAGEGNDIGDGVEGPIQTYSEMQLTKQSDIYNAFAGVARQIRMQLNCDICHGLPVKYFDWLLLWQPFPFKDEPTRREEAPSWSWSGWQGGVFPRMWSWYTRDMKAIRKALKRRTWIVWYHRHGPHSTRCSLVHKHGRGPADSQRNFYGGSIRKRFPFDCSQTEPTRRILTEFEPKEYYFDVISTRPYSGYLQFWTVSAVFEIAETKTPWPEEGSPPAGKQLGIIGKSGDELGLIVVPTAWLKENAAPCKREFLLICEARDVRAAGGKDMDADDHEWRYRVMLLEPKARGEYYERVAIGSIGRGDEMDSFGEGPCWKEIILG
- a CDS encoding uncharacterized protein (TransMembrane:1 (o79-98i)) encodes the protein MAARVLGHAIHRRHNHQLRSESPAKGCHCAGLVSSLAGAAAQRLSEILAVLIEDRRGSWSCQSGVGAALLCSMASMARFIFGSGQVFAISCGVQLAYVRRAREHRQASLLAVTTIGSSEWGFRASLALGSDLPALP